The window AGAACGCTCCCAATCCGTTCGGAGCCGAGACCATGATCCGGGTCGACCTGCCGCAGCCGAGGCATGTCGAGTTGACGATCTACGATATTCAGGGTCGATCTGTTGCGACCATCCTGGATGAGGAGATGATCGCCGGCACGCACGAGGTTGCTTGGGACGGCCGCGGTGGCGGCGGGGAGCCGCTCGCCTCGGGGATCTACTTCTGCATTCTGAGGACGGAAGGCTACAGGCAGGCCATTCGAATGATGCTCGCCCACTGACAGAGGCTGATCCACAGTCGGTCGCAGGAGGGGCGTCCGGGAGGGAGATCGACCTCCGGATGCCCTTCCTTGGTCGCCTTCCCGGCCCAGTCCTCCTCTTGCCGCGAACGCCGGGGCAGGGTACCCTTGCCGCGGTTGTTGTGAGAGATCGAACCGGGGTGACCCGTCATCCGCAGGATTGGCGAGCGTCGAGGCGAGCTGCATCAGAGCGAATTCAACGCATTCCGGGATGATGGCGCCCCCTCTCGCGAGGAGGTAGGGCGGTGGTTCCAGGAACCTCAGCCTCGGCGGCGCGCGGCCGCGAAGAAGAGCTGCGGCTCATCCGCGCCGCGCGCGACGGGGATGGGACCGCCTACGGCCGCCTCGTGACACCTCTCCTGCCTGCGCTGCATGACTTCATCCGGCACGAGCTCCGGTCCCGTCCCGATCTGGAGCCGGACGATGTTCTACAAACCGCACTCCTCACAGGCTGGAAGGCGCTCGAGCGCTACCTCGAGCAGTATTCGTTTCGCAGCTACATCTTCGGCATCGCGCGCCAGACAGCCTTTCGATTCACCCACGACATCCCGGTGGAAGTGACGATCGACTGGGGAGAGGAGGGCGGGAGACCCGTCGGCGAGCCTCCGCCGTCGACCTATGAGGAGATCGACGATCGCCTGGCTCCCATCGTGGGCACGAAGCGCTTCCGCCGACCCGACGCGGGCGTCGAGCCCCTTGGGGTGTTCCGCGAGATGCTCGAGGCGATGCTCTGGTACGGCGGCTATCCCCACCAGCAGGTCGCCTTCGGCTACAGCATCGTTCTCTGGGGCAAGCGGAAGGAGGAGCGGAGAGCCAGAGGCGCGAGCGCGGCGAGACTCCGCGGCCTCGAGGAGGAAGTCCTGGATCGCGCTTCGGAGAAGGTCCCGATCACGGGAGATCCGGACCGGGTCGTGCGGGAGCTCTCCGACGCGGCATTGCGGGAGTCGACCGCGGAGTTCCGGTCGGAGCTGGAGGGGCGGGATTACCTGCGGGAGGATGCCCTCGACACGGTTTTCGAGCCGCTTGATTACCGCCTGGGCCTCAAGGGACAGGCTCTTTTCGCGCGCGATCAGACCTCGGCGGAGGCCTTCAGGCATCTCCGGGACAGCCTCATTGCCCGGACGGTTCTCAAGGAGTACTTCGGCAAGGATCCCCGCAAGTCGATCGCCGACTGGACCAACACGGTGAAGCGCCGAACCCGGGAGGCGTTCCTGGGCGAGCTGGACCCGTCCCGCTCGCCGCTCCCCTGGCCCGAGGGTCACGAGAACCGGCGCTCGGCGCCGTAGTACGGGCACCGAGGGGGAAAGGACTATCCATGACACATCCGCAGCAATCCCGCCTCCTGGCGCTGCTCGCAGGATCGCTGAGCGAGGAGGACGCGTCCGACCTGTTCGGCCACCTGGCGTTCTGTGAGGCGTGCGCCGGGCGCTTGCGTGCCCTTGAGATGATCCGCGCCGACTATGACGGAGCCTGGGAGCGATTCGTAGAGGCTCTGGCTACTGGGGCAGAGGCGGTTGCCGTGCCCGAAACGGTCGCGGCGACAGAGCACAGTCGGACGAGGAGCCTCGCCCTCGCCGTCCGGCTCTTGCTGGACACTTCCCGCCGCTTGGCTGCGCTGGGGACGCAGACCGTCTCTGACCTCGTATCAGGCGCCGCCGGCTATGGAGAGCCCCAACTTTGCCCACAGTTCGAGGGAGTAGGGGATC is drawn from Candidatus Eisenbacteria bacterium and contains these coding sequences:
- a CDS encoding sigma-70 family RNA polymerase sigma factor → MVPGTSASAARGREEELRLIRAARDGDGTAYGRLVTPLLPALHDFIRHELRSRPDLEPDDVLQTALLTGWKALERYLEQYSFRSYIFGIARQTAFRFTHDIPVEVTIDWGEEGGRPVGEPPPSTYEEIDDRLAPIVGTKRFRRPDAGVEPLGVFREMLEAMLWYGGYPHQQVAFGYSIVLWGKRKEERRARGASAARLRGLEEEVLDRASEKVPITGDPDRVVRELSDAALRESTAEFRSELEGRDYLREDALDTVFEPLDYRLGLKGQALFARDQTSAEAFRHLRDSLIARTVLKEYFGKDPRKSIADWTNTVKRRTREAFLGELDPSRSPLPWPEGHENRRSAP
- a CDS encoding T9SS type A sorting domain-containing protein gives rise to the protein NAPNPFGAETMIRVDLPQPRHVELTIYDIQGRSVATILDEEMIAGTHEVAWDGRGGGGEPLASGIYFCILRTEGYRQAIRMMLAH